One Pectinophora gossypiella chromosome 21, ilPecGoss1.1, whole genome shotgun sequence genomic region harbors:
- the LOC126376805 gene encoding uncharacterized protein LOC126376805 produces MAEWLIHVAVVAEPYVVPTRDDWVSDGGNSVAIFAPAASGSPPFDKVAKGRGCVLAVVGGVAVGPSPTSKGPSRKSGGSIVDLTFATPSMARRVQGWKVEVDVETLSDHRYIRFDVSTSAPTTVPVTRSSIEEGPRWVLGRLDRELAEEAAIVEGWVVDAGPPGDVDAGAELLGASLTNTAISRAKQESWEEWLAILDRDPWGRPYRAVRRKLRPWAPPLTTTLEPQLVESVVQTLFPSRAGSARPVVATEEEEVLPVSEVELRYAAAKLRLKKTAPGLDGVPGRVLALALSELGSHVRALFTECLVQGRFPSSWKEGKLVLLRKDGRPADRPSAYRPIVLLGEMSKLFERVLVHRLAILTGHGCFGEYLFGVVSREPNAECHHCVGGIVDTARHTREECPAWAVPRAAVSTEIGADLSLPAMVRAMSGSEQAWRAVATFGSGGEGAGRRCRLAPDSPQATGMVATGSSVFSLLIPDMNMDVFS; encoded by the exons ATGGCGGAGTGGCTGATACACGTGGCTGTGGTTGCTGAGCCATACGTGGTCCCTACCCGAGATGACTGGGTAAGCGACGGCGGCAACTCTGTGGCCATCTTCGCCCCTGCCGCTAGTGGCTCCCCCCCCTTCGATAAGGTAGCGAAGGGTAGGGGATGCGTGCTGGCTGTCGTTGGCGGAGTTGCAGTTGGCCCCTCGCCGACTTCGAAGGGGCCCTCGCGGAAGTCG GGGGGGTCAATCGTGGACCTCACGTTCGCAACCCCCTCCATGGCCCGGAGAGTTCAAGGGTGGAAGGTGGAGGTAGACGTGGAGACATTGTCGGATCACCGATATATCCGGTTCGATGTCTCTACGTCTGCCCCCACAACGGTGCCAGTGACTCGCTCCTCTATTGAGGAGGGCCCTCGCTGGGTGCTGGGTCGACTGGACCGTGAGCTGGCCGAGGAGGCGGCCATTGTGGAGGGCTGGGTGGTGGACGCCGGCCCACCCGGGGACGTGGATGCGGGAGCGGAGCTGCTCGGCGCATCGCTTACGAAT ACAGCCATATCACGGGCTAAACAGGAGTCCTGGGAGGAGTGGCTTGCCATCCTAGACCGGGACCCCTGGGGCAGACCCTACCGGGCAGTGAGGCGGAAGCTCCGGCCCTGGGCTCCGCCACTCACCACGACTCTCGAACCCCAGTTGGTTGAGAGCGTGGTGCAAACACTATTCCCGAGTCGGGCAGGGTCTGCCCGGCCGGTGGTCGCCACGGAGGAGGAGGAGGTGTTGCCCGTGTCCGAGGTGGAGTTGCGGTACGCCGCGGCGAAACTCCGCCTCAAAAAGACCGCCCCTGGGCTGGACGGCGTGCCGGGACGGGTGCTAGCCCTGGCACTATCGGAGCTGGGGAGCCATGTTCGGGCCCTATTCACCGAATGTCTGGTGCAGGGTCGTTTCCCCAGCTCTTGGAAGGAGGGCAAGCTGGTCCTTCTTCGGAAGGATGGGCGTCCAGCTGACCGGCCGTCCGCTTACCGACCCATCGTGCTGCTCGGCGAGATGAGCAAGCTCTTTGAGCGTGTGCTCGTTCACCGTCTCGCC ATCCTCACCGGGCATGGGTGCTTTGGTGAGTATCTGTTTGGGGTGGTCAGCAGGGAGCCAAACGCCGAATGCCACCACTGTGTGGGCGGCATAGTGGACACGGCACGACACACGCGCGAGGAGTGCCCCGCTTGGGCGGTCCCTCGCGCTGCCGTGTCCACAGAAATAGGGGCTGACCTCTCGCTGCCGGCCATGGTTAGGGCCATGAGCGGCAGCGAGCAGGCCTGGAGAGCGGTCGCCACCTTCGGAAGCGGCGGAGAGGGAGCGGGAAGACGCTGTCGACTCGCTCCCGATTCGCCGCAGGCGACCGGGATGGTGGCGACGGGC TCGTCGGTGTTTTCGTTACTAATACCAGATATGAACATGGATGTTTTTTCTTGA
- the LOC126376683 gene encoding uncharacterized protein LOC126376683 — protein sequence MFGNMLNARLAGIEDRLLPEPRQRPPLAADGKVARADPAHKETAGALVAFTGSSAAPVTRPNTAQLVRKVAKEAISNSQALINPPAGRKGKKRESSLAAKEAAEMRNQPAPAPEEVPWTVVVGRKAKIKASQAKELQKSRPAVPAQQAPKKAKLRVPSTAVVTLTLVVLGVEERGVTYASILSDAKQRVRLADLGISSMRFRRAATGARLLEIGGEDSAAKADSLAKKLREVLSPDAVKVVRPVKCAEIRVTGLDDSVDAARLYLSSSV from the coding sequence ATGTTTGGCAATATGCTGAACGCTCGGCTGGCCGGAATTGAGGACCGCCTTCTCCCAGAGCCTCGTCAAAGACCCCCGCTCGCAGCGGATGGTAAAGTTGCCAGAGCAGACCCTGCTCATAAAGAAACAGCAGGAGCCCTGGTTGCTTTTACTGGCAGCAGTGCCGCACCTGTGACCAGGCCAAACACAGCCCAGCTGGTCAGGAAGGTCGCCAAGGAGGCTATCAGCAATAGTCAGGCTCTCATTAACCCCCCTGCGGGGAGGAAGGGCAAAAAGAGGGAGAGCAGCCTGGCTGCCAAGGAGGCTGCAGAGATGCGGAATCAGCCTGCTCCCGCGCCTGAAGAGGTCCCGTGGACCGTCGTCGTTGGCCGAAAGGCCAAGATTAAGGCGAGCCAGGCAAAGGAGTTGCAAAAGTCCCGACCCGCGGTGCCAGCCCAACAAGCTCCGAAGAAGGCCAAACTCCGGGTGCCTAGCACGGCGGTGGTCACACTGACCTTGGTGGTACTGGGAGTAGAGGAGAGAGGCGTCACATACGCATCCATCCTCTCTGACGCAAAGCAGCGCGTTCGCCTCGCGGACCTCGGGATTAGCAGCATGAGGTTCCGCAGGGCAGCGACGGGTGCGCGCCTGCTTGAAATAGGAGGGGAGGACTCGGCGGCGAAGGCGGACTCGCTAGCAAAGAAGCTGCGAGAAGTCCTCAGCCCTGACGCGGTCAAAGTTGTCCGTCCAGTGAAGTgcgcggaaatccgcgtcacAGGACTGGACGACTCGGTTGACGCAGCTCggctgtatctatcttcatctgtgtga